One window from the genome of Drosophila albomicans strain 15112-1751.03 chromosome 2L, ASM965048v2, whole genome shotgun sequence encodes:
- the LOC127565244 gene encoding uncharacterized protein LOC127565244 — translation MKLDNYRLIVEVGRRRALWDSTMQLSQRKDVGNIQWDEVASIMGTDVCTCKKRFKGLRDSYRAEVRKIQRRSIDHSNWPYFRPLEFLRNIFDPDQMVPFAPLPFNIDSDCNESADLQKLDDFVIDVDNDDSFDFEIMGDIFKRETSDATGPDSGSDMSLVAKHNNYDMSTPLSHNRSDTHTSPGLLSPLPKAPTAKRTRYRRNSADAYRCANGRATSPAPVQKSTSAVAAADVAKDDADHNFLVSLLPHMKTLSTLNNMKFRTEVSRLLMELNQQDMQRETIQQSSPSLPKLIPAPASTNHGYHQQSNSKYNGTNTQTNGSIYAAQCSIIECDVKIENEPLF, via the exons ATGAAACTGGATAATTATCGTTTGATCGTCGAGGTGGGACGACGACGTGCGCTATGGGACTCCACCATGCAGTTGTCACAACGCAAAGATGTGGGCAACATACAATGGGACGAGGTGGCGTCTATTATGGGAACTGATG TGTGCACTTGCAAGAAGCGCTTCAAAGGATTGCGCGACAGCTATCGCGCCGAAGTGCGCAAAATACAGCGGCGAAGTATTGATCACTCCAACTGGCCTTACTTTCGACCTCTGGAATTCCTGCGCAATATTTTCGATCCTGATCAAATGGTTCCATTTGCACCTTTGCCTTTTAACATTGACAGCGATTGCAATGAGAGCGCTGATCTGCAGAAACTCGATGATTTCGTCATAGATGTGGACAACGATGATTCGTTTGACTTTGAGATCATGGGTGATATTTTCAAGCGAGAAACTTCCGACGCTACAGGCCCTGACTCGGGTTCCGATATGTCATTAGTAGCCAAGCACAACAACTACGATATGTCCACTCCATTGTCTCACAATCGATCAGATACGCATACCTCACCCGGATTGTTGTCACCACTGCCAAAAGCACCGACAGCGAAGCGGACGCGATATCGCAGGAATTCCGCAGATGCATATAGATGTGCGAATGGCCGAGCGACGTCCCCAGCCCCAGTCCAAAAATCAAcatcagctgttgctgctgctgatgtggcTAAAGATGATGCGGATCATAACTTTCTTGTTAGTCTTCTGCCGCATATGAAAACGCTGTCGACGCTGAACAATATGAAATTCCGCACCGAAGTTAGTCGTTTACTAATGGAGCTCAATCAGCAGGATATGCAGCGGGAAACCATCCAACAGAGTTCGCCAAGTCTGCCCAAATTAATCCCAGCACCAGCGTCAACTAATCATGGCTATCATCAGCAGTCTAACTCTAAGTACAATGGGACCAACACACAAACTAATGGCAGCATTTATGCTGCTCAGTGTTCCATTATAGAGTGTGATGTTAAGATAGAGAATGAGCCTTTATTTTAA
- the LOC127565245 gene encoding protein farnesyltransferase/geranylgeranyltransferase type-1 subunit alpha — MGDSSDEENLGTDWLPYSEREDWADVTPLPQDDGPNPVVSIAYSPKFREVFDYMRAIIAKGEKSERALKLTTEALNLNPANYTVWQYRRDILRELDADLQDELDYLDDVIRQNAKNYQVWHHRRVIVQMMNCAQWELELTQNALDNDGNAKNYHAWQHRQWAIRTFNLYDDELEFVNRLISEDQRNNSAWNQRFFVLKHLGFTPEVIERELLYTMNHIRVIKNNESAWNYLVGVLRQSPSGKLNSSPEVVQFSEGLYTAGNRSPYLLAYLIDLYQEQANENNQLAQKVYTLCEDMASKHDVIRRKYWSYVAEHLKTQLSKPSTTE, encoded by the exons ATGGGCGACAGTTCGGACGAGGAGAACTTGGGCACCGACTGGTTGCCGTATAGCGAACGCGAAGATTGGGCCGATGTGACACCGCTGCCGCAGGACGATGGCCCCAATCCGGTGGTGTCCATAGCCTACAGTCCCAAGT TTCGTGAGGTGTTTGATTACATGCGAGCGATTATCGCCAAAGGCGAAAAGTCGGAACGTGCCTTGAAACTAACGACAGAAGCACTCAACTTGAATCCGGCCAATTATACTGTGTGGCAATATAGGCGCGATATATTGCGGGAGCTTGATGCCGACTTACAGGATGAACTGGACTATCTGGACGATGTGATTAGACAGAATGCCAAAAACTATCAAGTCTGGCATCATAGACGCGTCATCGTTCAGATGATGAACTGCGCTCAATGGGAGCTCGAGTTGACACAGAATGCACTAGACAACGATGGCAATGCCAAAAACTATCATGCCTGGCAGCATCGTCAGTGGGCCATACGCACCTTTAA TCTTTACGATGATGAATTGGAGTTTGTGAATCGTTTAATCAGCGAGGATCAACGTAATAATTCCGCCTGGAATCAgcgtttttttgtgttgaagCATTTGGGTTTCACACCTGAGGTGATCGAACGTGAACTTCTATATACTATGAATCACATACGTGTGATCAAAAACAACGAAAGTGCCTGGAACTATTTGGTGGGCGTGCTGCGTCAGAGTCCAAGTGGAAAGCTTAATAGCTCCCCTGAAGTGGTGCAGTTTAGCGAGGGTCTCTACACGGCCGGCAATCGTTCTCCATATCTGCTCGCATACTTGATCGATTTGTATCAAGAGCAGGCCAACGAGAACAATCAGTTGGCTCAAAAAGTTTACACACTGTGTGAGGATATGGCCAGCAAACATGATGTCATTAGGCGCAAGTACTGGAGCTATGTGGCCGAGCATTTGAAGACACAGCTAAGCAAGCCTTCCACAACGGAATAG
- the LOC127565243 gene encoding uncharacterized protein LOC127565243, whose amino-acid sequence MEIIPEGRHFRLVHESELPEILVTLERYLPESLKFHQTIKTYLNDRIWDFKFYVAKDWPEKPIILHFPGCTLTPYNNIYQAFGIFCPSAQIEHVDLMRTEDVLIDWQKPLYLNFTHIAIMNRLDDFYSKIGLMERLSGDIYVCNKLNTDLELDPLPDDAEMRLLTLDNVQGIHDLYPANEIECVKLFDILVRVLPGLGIFRKDTNELAAWMVHSYYGAMFSMQTRPDYRRMGYGIRLAKALTQLVIERGYTPFVVIRPHNDASRNLYTKLGYVKAYETCRVRMTPDCYEDSTVGTISNTSYAKFPPLPQANDDDECVVQLRRVKQVPGESQTVDDEGIEDMLAEKCDISNDEARERKTTTDEGIGEDK is encoded by the exons aTGGAAATCATTCCTGAAGGTAGACACTTTCGTTTGGTGCATGAATCAGAGCTTCCAGAAATTTTGGTAACTTTAGAACGCTATCTGCCGGAATCATTAAAG TTTCATCAAACCATTAAAACGTACCTGAATGATCGTATTTGGGATTTCAAGTTTTATGTTGCTAAAGATTGGCCCGAAAAACcgataatattacattttccAGGATGCACGCTTACG CCCTACAACAATATATACCAAgcttttggcatattttgtcCATCCGCACAAATCGAGCATGTCGATCTGATGCGCACCGAAGATGTACTTATAGATTGGCAGAAGCCATTGTACCTGAACTTTACGCACATCGCAATTATGAATCGCCTGGATGATTTCTATTCGAAAATTGGGCTGATGGAGCGACTAAGTGGTGATATCTATGTGTGTAACAAGCTCAACACGGACCTCGAGCTTGACCCGTTGCCCGACGATGCAGAGATGCGACTGCTGACACTCGACAATGTCCAGGGCATACACGATTTATATCCGGCCAATGAAATCGAATGCGTCAAATTGTTTGATATACTCGTGCGTGTGCTGCCCGGTTTGGGAATCTTTCGCAAGGATACCAACGAGCTGGCCGCATGGATGGTCCATTCATACTATGGCGCAATGTTTTCGATGCAAACACGTCCAGACTATCGACGCATGGG TTATGGCATCCGTCTGGCCAAAGCGTTGACACAGCTTGTGATTGAGCGCGGCTACACACCGTTTGTTGTGATACGTCCACATAATGATGCCTCGAGGAATCTGTATACGAAACTGGGCTATGTCAAGGCATACGAGACATGCCGCGTCCGCATGACCCCCGATTGCTATGAGGACAGCACTGTGGGCACCATCAGTAACACATCCTATGCCAAGTTTCCGCCGCTACCTCAGGccaacgacgatgacgagtGTGTCGTCCAGCTGCGTCGTGTGAAGCAAGTACCCGGCGAGAGTCAGACTGTTGACGACGAGGGCATCGAGGATATGTTGGCTGAAAAATGTGATATCAGCAACGATGAGGCTAGAGAGCGTAAGACCACAACTGATGAGGGCATCGGCGAGGATAAgtag
- the LOC127565329 gene encoding mitochondrial carrier protein Rim2 isoform X1, with amino-acid sequence MSQNRDTLIHLIAGGSAGTVGAVVTCPLEVVKTRLQSSTAFLAPSTRIAETAGGPANGGASELLRPEQRRKLSTTILRNRSQPQVIGGVRRIMAISHCGISSTTPKSMSIVQCLRHIVQNEGPRALFKGLGPNLVGVAPSRAIYFCAYSQTKNTLNSLGFVERDSPLVHIMSAASAGFVSSTATNPIWFVKTRMQLDYNSKVQMTVKQCIERVYAQGGIAAFYKGITASYFGICETMVHFVIYEFIKSKLLEQRNQRHTDRKGSRDFLEFMMAGAVSKTIASCIAYPHEVARTRLREEGNKYNSFWQTLHTVWKEEGRAGLYRGLATQLVRQIPNTAIMMATYEAVVYVLTRRFNNKSNEFYDF; translated from the exons ATGTCCCAAAATCGTGATACTTTGATACATTTGATAGCCGGCGG ATCCGCGGGCACGGTTGGTGCGGTGGTGACATGTCCCCTGGAGGTGGTCAAGACCCGTCTACAGAGCTCAACGGCATTCTTGGCGCCGTCGACACGAATTGCTGAAACCGCTGGCGGACCGGCAAATGGCGGCGCCTCCGAGCTGCTGAGGCCGGAACAACGACGTAAGCTAAGCACAACGATATTACGTAACAGATCACAGCCACAGGTGATTGGGGGTGTGCGTAGG ATTATGGCCATTTCACATTGCGGCATCTCGTCGACCACCCCAAAGTCCATGAGCATTGTACAGTGTCTGCG ACACATTGTCCAAAATGAAGGTCCGCGTGCTCTATTCAAAGGCCTGGGTCCGAATCTTGTGGGCGTTGCGCCCTCGCGTGCCATTTACTTTTGCGCCTACTCACAGACAAAGAACACACTCAACAGTTTGGG TTTCGTTGAGCGGGATTCGCCTTTAGTACACATCATGAGTGCAGCCAGTGCTGGCTTTGTCTCGTCCACAGCGACGAATCCCATTTGGTTTGTCAAGACGCGAATGCAACTGGACTACAACTCCAAGGTTCAAATGACTGTGAAACAGTGCATCGAACGTGTATATGCCCAGGGCGGCATTGCGGCATTCTACAAGGGCATCACGGCCAGCTATTTTGGCATCTGCGAGACAATGGTACACTTTGTCATCTACGAGTTCATCAAGTCAAAGCTG TTGGAGCAACGCAATCAACGGCATACGGACAGAAAGGGTTCACGTGATTTCCTTGAGTTTATGATGGCTGGCGCCGTCTCGAAGACGATTGCCTCCTGCATAGCGTATCCTCATGAGGTGGCACGAACGCGTCTGCGCGAGGAGGGCAACAAATACAACTCTTTCTGGCAAACATTGCACACTGTGTGGAAGGAGGAGGGACGCGCCGGACTCTACAG AGGCTTGGCCACTCAACTGGTGCGACAAATTCCAAACACAGCCATTATGATGGCCACATATGAGGCGGTGGTTTATGTGTTAACGCGGCGCTTCAACAACAAGTCGAATGAGTTTTACGATTTTTGA
- the LOC127565329 gene encoding mitochondrial carrier protein Rim2 isoform X2, producing the protein MSQNRDTLIHLIAGGSAGTVGAVVTCPLEVVKTRLQSSTAFLAPSTRIAETAGGPANGGASELLRPEQRRKLSTTILRNRSQPQIMAISHCGISSTTPKSMSIVQCLRHIVQNEGPRALFKGLGPNLVGVAPSRAIYFCAYSQTKNTLNSLGFVERDSPLVHIMSAASAGFVSSTATNPIWFVKTRMQLDYNSKVQMTVKQCIERVYAQGGIAAFYKGITASYFGICETMVHFVIYEFIKSKLLEQRNQRHTDRKGSRDFLEFMMAGAVSKTIASCIAYPHEVARTRLREEGNKYNSFWQTLHTVWKEEGRAGLYRGLATQLVRQIPNTAIMMATYEAVVYVLTRRFNNKSNEFYDF; encoded by the exons ATGTCCCAAAATCGTGATACTTTGATACATTTGATAGCCGGCGG ATCCGCGGGCACGGTTGGTGCGGTGGTGACATGTCCCCTGGAGGTGGTCAAGACCCGTCTACAGAGCTCAACGGCATTCTTGGCGCCGTCGACACGAATTGCTGAAACCGCTGGCGGACCGGCAAATGGCGGCGCCTCCGAGCTGCTGAGGCCGGAACAACGACGTAAGCTAAGCACAACGATATTACGTAACAGATCACAGCCACAG ATTATGGCCATTTCACATTGCGGCATCTCGTCGACCACCCCAAAGTCCATGAGCATTGTACAGTGTCTGCG ACACATTGTCCAAAATGAAGGTCCGCGTGCTCTATTCAAAGGCCTGGGTCCGAATCTTGTGGGCGTTGCGCCCTCGCGTGCCATTTACTTTTGCGCCTACTCACAGACAAAGAACACACTCAACAGTTTGGG TTTCGTTGAGCGGGATTCGCCTTTAGTACACATCATGAGTGCAGCCAGTGCTGGCTTTGTCTCGTCCACAGCGACGAATCCCATTTGGTTTGTCAAGACGCGAATGCAACTGGACTACAACTCCAAGGTTCAAATGACTGTGAAACAGTGCATCGAACGTGTATATGCCCAGGGCGGCATTGCGGCATTCTACAAGGGCATCACGGCCAGCTATTTTGGCATCTGCGAGACAATGGTACACTTTGTCATCTACGAGTTCATCAAGTCAAAGCTG TTGGAGCAACGCAATCAACGGCATACGGACAGAAAGGGTTCACGTGATTTCCTTGAGTTTATGATGGCTGGCGCCGTCTCGAAGACGATTGCCTCCTGCATAGCGTATCCTCATGAGGTGGCACGAACGCGTCTGCGCGAGGAGGGCAACAAATACAACTCTTTCTGGCAAACATTGCACACTGTGTGGAAGGAGGAGGGACGCGCCGGACTCTACAG AGGCTTGGCCACTCAACTGGTGCGACAAATTCCAAACACAGCCATTATGATGGCCACATATGAGGCGGTGGTTTATGTGTTAACGCGGCGCTTCAACAACAAGTCGAATGAGTTTTACGATTTTTGA
- the LOC127565329 gene encoding mitochondrial carrier protein Rim2 isoform X3 gives MAISHCGISSTTPKSMSIVQCLRHIVQNEGPRALFKGLGPNLVGVAPSRAIYFCAYSQTKNTLNSLGFVERDSPLVHIMSAASAGFVSSTATNPIWFVKTRMQLDYNSKVQMTVKQCIERVYAQGGIAAFYKGITASYFGICETMVHFVIYEFIKSKLLEQRNQRHTDRKGSRDFLEFMMAGAVSKTIASCIAYPHEVARTRLREEGNKYNSFWQTLHTVWKEEGRAGLYRGLATQLVRQIPNTAIMMATYEAVVYVLTRRFNNKSNEFYDF, from the exons ATGGCCATTTCACATTGCGGCATCTCGTCGACCACCCCAAAGTCCATGAGCATTGTACAGTGTCTGCG ACACATTGTCCAAAATGAAGGTCCGCGTGCTCTATTCAAAGGCCTGGGTCCGAATCTTGTGGGCGTTGCGCCCTCGCGTGCCATTTACTTTTGCGCCTACTCACAGACAAAGAACACACTCAACAGTTTGGG TTTCGTTGAGCGGGATTCGCCTTTAGTACACATCATGAGTGCAGCCAGTGCTGGCTTTGTCTCGTCCACAGCGACGAATCCCATTTGGTTTGTCAAGACGCGAATGCAACTGGACTACAACTCCAAGGTTCAAATGACTGTGAAACAGTGCATCGAACGTGTATATGCCCAGGGCGGCATTGCGGCATTCTACAAGGGCATCACGGCCAGCTATTTTGGCATCTGCGAGACAATGGTACACTTTGTCATCTACGAGTTCATCAAGTCAAAGCTG TTGGAGCAACGCAATCAACGGCATACGGACAGAAAGGGTTCACGTGATTTCCTTGAGTTTATGATGGCTGGCGCCGTCTCGAAGACGATTGCCTCCTGCATAGCGTATCCTCATGAGGTGGCACGAACGCGTCTGCGCGAGGAGGGCAACAAATACAACTCTTTCTGGCAAACATTGCACACTGTGTGGAAGGAGGAGGGACGCGCCGGACTCTACAG AGGCTTGGCCACTCAACTGGTGCGACAAATTCCAAACACAGCCATTATGATGGCCACATATGAGGCGGTGGTTTATGTGTTAACGCGGCGCTTCAACAACAAGTCGAATGAGTTTTACGATTTTTGA
- the LOC117563924 gene encoding WD repeat-containing and planar cell polarity effector protein fritz, with protein MLLSELHFWTTLRDEVRIKNSDFGAFRYVRQREVSQELGALSKRDYTERRNGLAVLKNSRKAAGRLKDNLKKLEELLRSHKLVHSEWQDAAQVLLLFDNGHMAHICVDIYTGDILRMVFEKYLVGKLAAEVITDAFFTRSHIVLAYNTNQLTVVHLQRPNARPLGPEKIANMDPRIFHVIIPGAASERKLARHLTVNGSFDLFVVWTQSSQNEVYPWRPTIRDQDRANIHIFKIKGLQLESIAYCWSENDPLCVDFLRSSENQIITLEQKVSRKGDISAEICSYELATGKMQRTAITSIALGTQICSFAFSPDQEKLFLGSVDRNICLHDLVLQTTKYVNQIEIVPTQCAWHCDSALLCVANERSVLQCFDLALAPIGNQLLSESVTPLSLLDLSHYFASQPTLLSIAFSRKPDLGSFTHTYAQTDCLLLMLYDQGPLACMRIFGGAGMRGDIHNSGLTADVIADKYLRLQQPERAVNVLASLNWETYGAMCLITLHKIANYVFFAGDQRRAARCDLMARALRTFAHTLSEDTKDEFSDQVYDLKRRFCFFLLRKNLFNEAFEMAQDVADYDLFMDLYNLTKCIASLSEFAQAAFSQAAAIIHGEDPVSPGHLSMSLASDLRPDSACSQSSYSSPSQQALKNYVPPLPSFKSKIFNAEMIKINIPKPELRPPLPELRTSKLSSASTTTSLVALAQKSGSQTPARPINANGNVWSQDVPDQTVGLPMPSSPAPRLQSSSFADPTTQLPPLATMQTQPIPPYQPKFYQHPLVSGNIPAMLPMPTLNNEDYQKRLLLKKPTASILSNAAPAQLNGEPAAAPSVKATPTEKNKVKFSDTIQVAVVPEIPRKDKPMPPKRNGYSRPTARHLNPRKELADSLPLCHPNDEYLKDFNPITTNVSKPPTRRRDEESSKASAPSSSSSSIKVVHFGVV; from the exons ATGCTGCTCAGCGAGCTACACTTCTGGACAACGCTGCGCGACGAGGTGCGCATCAAAAACAGCGATTTCGGTGCCTTTCGCTATGTACGGCAACGCGAAGTTTCCCAAGAGTTAGGAGCGCTCTCGAAACGGGACTATACCGAACGACGCAATGGTCTTGCAGTGCTCAAAAATAGTCGCAAAGCGGCAGGACGTTTAAAGGATAATCTTAAGAAGCTGGAGGAATTGCTGCGCTCCCACAAACTGGTGCATTCCGAGTGGCAAGATGCGGCCCAAGTGTTGTTGCTCTTCGACAATGGGCACATGGCGCACATTTGTGTGGACATCTATACGGGCGACATATTGCGCATGGTCTTTGAAAAGTATCTTGTTGGCAAATTGGCCGCCGAGGTCATTACCGATG CATTTTTTACACGTTCCCACATCGTCTTGGCCTACAATACCAACCAGCTGACAGTGGTGCATTTGCAGCGTCCCAATGCCCGGCCATTGGGGCCGGAGAAGATTGCAAACATGGATCCACGTATCTTTCATGTGATCATACCGGGCGCCGCATCGGAGCGTAAATTGGCACGCCATCTTACGGTTAACGGCAGCTTTGATCTGTTTGTGGTTTGGACGCAATCCTCACAGAACGAAGTGTATCCATGGCGACCCACGATACGTGATCAGGATCGTGCTAACATTCACATCTTCAAGATCAAAGG CTTGCAGCTGGAATCGATTGCTTATTGTTGGTCCGAGAACGATCCGTTGTGCGTGGATTTTTTGCGCAGCTCTGAGAATCAAATCATCACACTCGAACAGAAGGTGTCACGCAAGGGTGACATCAGCGCCGAGATTTGCTCCTATGAGCTGGCCACTGGGAAAATGCAACGTACGGCAATTACATCGATTGCGCTGGGCACACAGATCTGTTCGTTTGCCTTCAGTCCGGACCAGGAGAAGCTCTTTCTAGGTAGTGTGGATCGCAACATTTGTCTGCACGATCTGGTGCTTCAGACCACGAAATATGTCAATCAAATTGAGATTGTGCCCACTCAATGTGCCTGGCACTGCGACTCCGCCCTGCTTTGCGTGGCCAATGAGCGGTCAGTGCTGCAATGCTTTGATTTGGCGCTAGCGCCCATTGGCAACCAGCTGTTGAGTGAGAGTGTAACCCCGCTGAGTCTGTTGGATCTGTCGCATTACTTTGCCTCACAGCCAACGCTGCTAAGCATCGCCTTCAGCCGCAAACCCGATCTGGGCAGCTTTACACACACCTACGCTCAAACGGATTGTTTGCTTCTAATGTTATATGATCAAGGACCTCTGGCATGCATGCGTATCTTTGGTGGCGCCGGAATGCGCGGTGATATCCATAACTCGGGTCTAACGGCCGATGTGATTGCGGACAAGTATTTACGACTGCAGCAGCCAGAAAGAGCGGTGAATGTGCTCGCCTCGCTCAACTGGGAGACGTATGGTGCAATGTGTCTAATAACGCTGCATAAAATTGCCAACTATGTGTTCTTTGCGGGCGACCAGAGGCGCGCCGCGCGTTGCGACCTGATGGCTAGAGCACTACGCACTTTTGCGCACACTCTCTCCGAGGATACGAAGGATGAGTTTAGCGATCAGGTCTATGATTTAAAGCGAcgcttttgcttctttttgctGCG AAAAAACCTATTCAACGAGGCCTTTGAGATGGCTCAAGATGTTGCGGACTATGATCTTTTTATGGATCTATACAATCTGACCAAATGTATTGCCAGCCTAAGTGAATTTGCCCAAGCCGCATTTAGTCAGGCCGCCGCCATAATCCATGGAGAGGATCCCGTGTCACCTGGTCATCTCAGCATGAGTTTAGCCAGCGATTTACGTCCCGATTCCGCATGTTCACAGTCCAGTTACTCATCACCCAGTCAGCAGGCCTTGAAAAACTATGTGCCACCTTTGCCCTCGTTCAAGTCCAAGATTTTTAATGCCGAAATGATCAAGATCAATATACCTAAGCCCGAGTTGCGTCCGCCATTGCCAGAGTTGCGTACATCCAAGCTGAGCAGCGCGTCCACAACCACGTCGCTGGTCGCGCTAGCGCAGAAAAGTGGCAGCCAAACACCTGCAAGGCCAATTAATGCCAATG GCAACGTCTGGTCTCAAGATGTACCAGATCAAACTGTTGGCTTACCCATGCCTAGCAGTCCAGCGCCACGACTGCAGTCCTCATCGTTTGCTGATCCTACCACACAACTGCCGCCTCTGGCAACAATGCAGACGCAGCCTATTCCACCGTATCAGCCCAAGTTTTATCAGCATCCACTTGTGTCTGGGAACATTCCAGCAATGCTGCCGATGCCAACACTCAATAATGAGGACTATCAGAAACGTCTTTTGCTTAAAAAGCCCACGGCTTCGATTTTATCTAATGCTGCCCCCGCTCAACTTAATGGCGAACCTGCTGCAGCACCCAGCGTTAAAGCGACGCCCACGGAGAAGAACAAAGTCAAGTTCTCGGACACCATACAGGTGGCTGTTGTGCCA GAAATTCCACGAAAGGACAAACCCATGCCGCCTAAGCGTAATGGCTATTCACGTCCAACGGCGCGGCATTTGAATCCGCGAAAGGAGTTAGCTGATAGTTTGCCTCTTTGCCATCCAAATGATGAGTACTTGAAGGACTTTAATCCAATCACAACAA ATGTCAGCAAGCCGCCAACGAGGCGCCGCGATGAGGAATCGAGTAAAGCATCGGCACCCAGTTCGTCGTCATCATCCATCAAAGTGGTGCATTTTGGTGTTGTCTAA
- the LOC117563927 gene encoding 39S ribosomal protein L48, mitochondrial produces MLRRLLPSLRQALQTTPTITAVRPSSYSVYEPDYLESLKPKFPQYECLNVQIKGYDYPLLESYQRFLHSVAEYLDLDVSDCYALPPQQTQVQRLRPNSTVVEADYKLTTYERNLQLSNVDAPIYPQFLRIAQAALPEGVHLMVAEHTDESDERRYVPDKDLLDLKAELERMGGATPSKKK; encoded by the exons atgctgcGCCGA TTATTGCCGTCACTGCGCCAGGCGTTGCAGACGACCCCAACAATCACAGCTGTCCGCCCTAGCAGTTACAGTGTCTATGAGCCAGACTATCTCGAG TCACTCAAGCCTAAGTTTCCGCAATACGAGTGCCTAAATGTTCAGATCAAGGGCTACGATTATCCGTTGCTCGAAAGCTATCAACGATTCCTGCACAGCGTTGCCGAATATCTAGATCTGGATGTCTCCGATTGTTATGCACTGCCGCCGCAGCAAACACAGGTGCAGCGGTTGCGTCCCAATTCGACGGTCGTCGAGGCTGATTACAAGCTGACCACTTACGAGCGTAATCTACAGCTATCCAATGTCGATGCCCCCATTTATCCGCAATTTCTGCGCATTGCCCAAGCCGCCCTACCTGAGGGAGTGCATCTTATGGTGGCTGAACACACGGACGAGAGTGATGAGCGTCGCTATGTGCCCGACAAGGATCTGCTGGACTTGAAGGCGGAGCTGGAACGCATGGGCGGCGCTACcccttcaaaaaaaaaataa
- the LOC117563926 gene encoding thioredoxin reductase-like selenoprotein T homolog CG3887: protein MDSLNGRNIALLVLCLCACYALAFEGGKEIPATKFGQSVAPTMTFLYCYSCGYRKAFEDYVNILGEKYPQIQVHGANYDPPGLNYYLSKLIFALKIIIIVSVVSSVSPFTCLGINTPGWWAHLQSNKIYACMMIFFLGNMIEGQLISSGAFEITLNDVPVWSKIQTGRFPAPEVLFQIIDNQLQFSEKVQENPDFVK, encoded by the exons ATGGACTCACTAAATGGCAGGAACATTGCACTGCTTGTGCTTTGCTTGTGCGCCTGCTATGCCTTGGCATTTGAAGGGGGCAAAGAAATACCGGCCACGAAATTTGGACAGAGCGTTGCTCCAACGATGACTTTTCTTTATTG CTACTCGTGCGGGTATCGCAAGGCATTCGAGGACTATGTAAACATTCTGGGCGAAAAGTATCCACAGATTCAGGTTCATGGCGCCAACTACGATCCCCCAGGCTTGAATTATTATCTCTCAAAGCTAATATTCGCACTCAAAATCATTATCATTGTATCTGTGGTCAGCTCAGTGAGTCCATTCACATGCTTGGGTATTAACACCCCCGGCTGGTGGGCTCATCTGCAATCGAACAAAATCTACGCCTGTATGATGATCTTCTTTTTGGGAAACATGATCGAAGGTCAACTGATTTCGTCGGGTGCTTTTGAGATAACTCTTAATGATGTGCCGGTTTGGTCGAAAATACAAACTGGACGCTTTCCAGCGCCTGAAGTGCTATTCCAGATTATCGACAATCAGTTGCAATTCTCTGAAAAGGTACAGGAGAATCCAGACTTTGTTAAATAA